In the Azospirillum sp. TSH100 genome, CTTCAAATCAGGATCCCGTCGTCATCGTGTCTGCCGTCCGCACGCCACTCGGGCGCTTCCAGGGGGATTTGTCGGCTCTGCCGGCCACCACGCTCGGCGCCCGCGCCATTGCTGCAGCGGTTGAGCGTGCCGGATTGTCGCCTGCCAGCGTCGACGAGTTGCTGTTCGGCTGCGTCCTGCCGGCCGGACAGGGGCAGGCACCAGCCCGGCAGGCGACGCGCGGCGCCGGGCTGCCCGATGCGACCGGAGCCACCACGATCAACAAGGTCTGCGGGTCGGGCATGAAGGCGACCATGCTCGCCCACGACCTGATCCGCGCCGGGTCGGCCGACATCATGGTGGCCGGCGGCATGGAGTCGATGACCAACGCCCCCTACCTGCTGGCGAAGGCCCGCGGCGGCTACCGCATCGGCCATGACCGGCTGCTGGACCACATGATGCTGGACGGGCTGGAGGACGCCTATGAAGGCGGCCGCGCCATGGGCGATTTCGGCGAGGCGACGGCCGATGCCTATGGCTTCACCCGCGCCGAGCAGGACGCCTATGCGGCCAGGACGCTGACCCGCGCCCGCGCGGCGGTCGAAAGCGGAGCCTTCACAGCCGAGATTGTGCCCGTCGCGGTTCCTGCCAAAGGCGGGGAGCGGATGGTCGAGCAGGACGAGAACCCGCTGAAGGTCTCCCCCGACAAGATCCCGGCACTGAAGCCGGCCTTCCGCCGGGATGGGACGATCACCGCAGCCAGTTCGTCGGCCAATGCCGACGGCGCCGCAGCCCTGGTCCTGACCCGGCGATCGGTGGCCGAGGCCGCCGGACTGCCGATCCTGGCCGCGATCCGTGGCCACGCCACCCACAGCCAGGACCCGGCCTGGTTCACCACCGCGCCGATCCCGGCGATCCGGAAACTGCTGGACAAGATTGGCTGGTCGGTGGGCGACGTCGACCTGTTCGAGATCAACGAGGCCTTCGCCGTCGTCGCCATGGCGGCCCAGCGCGACCTGGGCATCGATCCCGACCGGCTTAACGTCAATGGCGGGGCCTGCGCGCTCGGCCACCCGATCGGTGCCACCGGGGCGCGGCTGATCGTGACCCTGCTGCATGCCCTGGCGGCGCGCGGGCTGACGCGAGGCATCGCCTCCCTGTGCATCGGCGGCGGCGAGGCTACGGCGATCGCCATCGAACGGGTGGGCTGAGCCGCCCGGACGGGCGTTTCTCAGCCGGCACCCTCCCGGTTCAGCCGGCGCGCCATGGTGTCCAGGAACAGACGCACGCGCGTCGGCAGCTGCCGTTGGGAGGGGAAGAGGGCACAGACCGGTGCGGGGGCGCCGTGCCAGTCCGGCAGCACCCGCCGCAGCCGGCCGGCGGCCAGATCGTCCTGAACGTCGATCTGCGACTTCCATATCAGGCCGCAGCCGGCAAGCGCCCAATCCTGGGCGATGTCGCCATTGTCGCTGCGCAGGCGGGAAGCGGTGTCCACCTCCGCCACCGCACCACCGGGGCCGATCAGGCGCCAGCGACCACCGGTGCCGCGATACTGGATGCAATCGTGGTCCTCCAGTTCTTCCGGTGAGACCGGCCAGCCGCGGCGATCCAGATAGGCCGGCGCGCCGACCACGATGCGGTGGTTGTCGGCCAACCGGCGCATGACCAGCGTCGACTCCTTCGGCGCGCCGATCCGCACCACCACATCCATCCCCTCGTCGATCAAATCCATCATCCGGTCGGTCAGGCACAGATCGACGGAGATCCGGGGGTGGGCTTCGACAAGCTCGCGGCAGACCGGGCCGACATGCATGCGCCCCAGTGCCGCCGGCGCTCCCACCCGCAGAATGCCCTGCGGTTCGACGCGGCCGTGGCTCAACACCTCTTCCGCCTCCGCGATCTCGGCGAGGATACGCTGGGCATGCCGGTACAGCCGTTGCCCCTCCTCCGTCAGGGCAAGCCGCCGGGTGCTGCGGGCGACCAGCCGCGTGTCGGTCCGCCGCTCCAAAGACGCCAGCCGCTTGCTGACCACGCTCAGCGCCAGATTCATCTCGCGCCCGGCGGCCGACAGACTGCCTGCGGCGGCGATGCGGACGAAGGTGCGAAGCTCGTTGATGTCGTCCAGCATAAGCGCTGCATTCTTTCCATTTGGTGGAGAG is a window encoding:
- a CDS encoding acetyl-CoA C-acyltransferase translates to MPNASNQDPVVIVSAVRTPLGRFQGDLSALPATTLGARAIAAAVERAGLSPASVDELLFGCVLPAGQGQAPARQATRGAGLPDATGATTINKVCGSGMKATMLAHDLIRAGSADIMVAGGMESMTNAPYLLAKARGGYRIGHDRLLDHMMLDGLEDAYEGGRAMGDFGEATADAYGFTRAEQDAYAARTLTRARAAVESGAFTAEIVPVAVPAKGGERMVEQDENPLKVSPDKIPALKPAFRRDGTITAASSSANADGAAALVLTRRSVAEAAGLPILAAIRGHATHSQDPAWFTTAPIPAIRKLLDKIGWSVGDVDLFEINEAFAVVAMAAQRDLGIDPDRLNVNGGACALGHPIGATGARLIVTLLHALAARGLTRGIASLCIGGGEATAIAIERVG
- a CDS encoding LysR family transcriptional regulator; the encoded protein is MLDDINELRTFVRIAAAGSLSAAGREMNLALSVVSKRLASLERRTDTRLVARSTRRLALTEEGQRLYRHAQRILAEIAEAEEVLSHGRVEPQGILRVGAPAALGRMHVGPVCRELVEAHPRISVDLCLTDRMMDLIDEGMDVVVRIGAPKESTLVMRRLADNHRIVVGAPAYLDRRGWPVSPEELEDHDCIQYRGTGGRWRLIGPGGAVAEVDTASRLRSDNGDIAQDWALAGCGLIWKSQIDVQDDLAAGRLRRVLPDWHGAPAPVCALFPSQRQLPTRVRLFLDTMARRLNREGAG